The following proteins are co-located in the Brevibacillus laterosporus DSM 25 genome:
- a CDS encoding tRNA1(Val) (adenine(37)-N6)-methyltransferase → MTEKQQVPLYDTERIDDLLTYELKIIQSHEVFCFSMDAVLLARFAQVPKRGKVLDFCTGNGVLPLLMSTRTPFAEFEGIELQERLFHMADRNVIMNGLEKRITIHHGDVRKAVERFGDSKYDLITCNPPYMPPITGEVSKNDHRAIARHEIHLTLDDVLRVGSRLLKNGGKLALVHRATRLIDIVTGMRMYGIEPKRMRFVHSRQDSEPNMVLVEGIRGGKPELRIQPPLIVYKQGEEYCDELYEIYYGKRDSLT, encoded by the coding sequence ATGACAGAAAAACAGCAGGTTCCCTTGTATGATACAGAACGGATTGACGATTTGTTAACCTACGAATTAAAAATCATTCAAAGTCATGAAGTGTTTTGCTTTTCTATGGATGCAGTGTTACTTGCTCGTTTTGCACAGGTACCTAAAAGGGGAAAAGTGTTAGATTTCTGCACAGGTAATGGAGTGCTCCCGCTCTTAATGAGCACAAGGACACCATTTGCCGAATTTGAAGGTATTGAATTACAAGAACGATTGTTTCACATGGCAGACCGTAATGTAATCATGAATGGGTTAGAAAAACGTATTACTATTCATCATGGTGATGTACGTAAGGCAGTAGAGAGATTTGGAGATAGTAAATATGATCTCATCACCTGTAATCCACCATATATGCCTCCGATCACAGGAGAGGTAAGTAAAAATGATCATCGTGCCATAGCACGTCACGAAATTCATCTTACATTAGATGATGTACTACGAGTTGGAAGTAGGCTACTGAAGAATGGTGGTAAGCTGGCATTAGTGCATCGTGCTACTCGTCTGATCGATATTGTTACTGGAATGAGAATGTATGGAATCGAGCCTAAACGTATGCGGTTCGTGCATTCCCGCCAAGACAGTGAACCTAACATGGTACTTGTGGAAGGGATACGCGGAGGGAAACCGGAGCTTCGTATACAACCTCCACTGATTGTGTATAAGCAGGGGGAAGAGTATTGCGATGAATTATATGAAATCTATTATGGAAAGCGAGATTCCCTCACATAA
- a CDS encoding pro-sigmaK processing inhibitor BofA family protein produces MNTEIMIAGIIIGFLVLVALSRSVSRPLRWTGTIALNVIIGAILLYFSNFFGEMAGFYVPINPVTAIIAGFLRIPGLLALIVIRLFLLG; encoded by the coding sequence ATGAACACGGAAATCATGATAGCTGGGATTATCATTGGGTTCCTGGTTTTGGTGGCGCTTAGTAGATCAGTTTCCCGTCCACTGCGTTGGACGGGAACTATTGCGCTCAATGTTATTATTGGAGCGATCCTCTTGTACTTCTCTAATTTTTTTGGTGAGATGGCGGGATTTTATGTGCCGATTAATCCAGTAACAGCTATTATAGCAGGATTTCTACGAATTCCCGGCTTACTTGCGCTGATCGTCATTCGGCTATTTCTGCTAGGCTAA
- a CDS encoding sigma factor G inhibitor Gin: MEDHSHRCIICNREQAVGISIFNQFICYTCEQEMVKTDVRDERYPFYIKQMRQIWFKKNA; the protein is encoded by the coding sequence ATGGAAGACCACTCTCATCGCTGCATTATCTGCAATAGGGAACAAGCCGTTGGTATCTCCATTTTCAACCAATTCATTTGTTATACATGCGAGCAAGAAATGGTCAAGACCGACGTACGTGACGAACGTTATCCCTTTTATATTAAACAGATGCGGCAGATCTGGTTTAAAAAGAATGCATAA
- a CDS encoding DUF2508 family protein, with product MKWLKRNASMKEQQVHPYHLQNAIASALQYWQNAQRHVDFSEGVQQVDHFIYQYRLAEKRYMYLLKQIRRQNEKQREA from the coding sequence ATGAAATGGTTGAAAAGGAACGCGAGCATGAAAGAGCAACAGGTACATCCTTATCATTTACAGAATGCGATTGCTAGTGCTCTACAGTATTGGCAAAATGCCCAGCGTCATGTGGATTTCTCGGAGGGCGTCCAACAGGTTGACCATTTTATTTATCAATACCGTCTTGCTGAGAAGCGCTATATGTATTTACTCAAGCAAATACGCCGTCAAAATGAGAAACAAAGAGAAGCGTAG
- a CDS encoding GIY-YIG nuclease family protein, translating into MNYMKSIMESEIPSHKSHFVYMLQCADGSLYTGYTTEIQRRLKQHRIGKGAKYTRGRCPIELVYWEEGADRSWGLKREEQIKRLQRSAKESLILFGNPPVQSTLIDEITI; encoded by the coding sequence ATGAATTATATGAAATCTATTATGGAAAGCGAGATTCCCTCACATAAAAGTCATTTTGTATATATGTTACAATGTGCAGATGGTTCGTTGTATACAGGATACACAACGGAGATACAGCGTAGACTCAAGCAGCATAGAATAGGGAAGGGTGCCAAATATACAAGAGGGCGTTGTCCTATTGAATTGGTGTATTGGGAGGAAGGCGCTGATCGATCATGGGGACTTAAAAGGGAAGAACAAATTAAACGTCTTCAACGCTCAGCAAAGGAAAGTTTGATTTTATTTGGCAATCCGCCGGTTCAATCTACTTTGATTGATGAAATAACCATTTAG
- a CDS encoding CPBP family intramembrane glutamic endopeptidase — MQPYMQLMPTIRRHSVKWAWILTFQYVLYISIQLSATLILRRADGTWEIHMLANMGTIQALVLWGNIFLTLLTSTLFFIALIRDRRFSTSTSHTQVNGTDFIHAVAFMQVFYNASIFLYGTGIVTYPLFTVGSIGGLLESASLQIVLCMFCFIWFRGRLESIGFKNPTDIGRMFLFIIGCYLGITFLLSYVVAPLADLFQISLSSAREEGISREIKDAKQNSLITIFFSFFMTGLFVPIAEEMMFRGVLQTYLVKKWGALWGILIASFWFAIIHIDLALFLPLFMIGLSLGIVRHRFHSLWASIILHSINNVVSVILSSQS, encoded by the coding sequence ATGCAACCATATATGCAATTGATGCCAACTATAAGAAGGCACTCTGTAAAATGGGCTTGGATATTAACCTTTCAATATGTTCTGTATATAAGTATTCAATTATCAGCAACATTAATCTTGCGAAGGGCAGACGGTACCTGGGAAATCCATATGTTAGCCAATATGGGAACGATACAAGCTTTAGTATTATGGGGGAATATATTTCTTACATTACTGACGAGTACCCTGTTTTTTATTGCTTTGATTCGAGATCGGCGATTCTCTACTTCGACTAGTCATACACAGGTAAACGGTACAGATTTTATTCATGCAGTCGCATTTATGCAAGTCTTTTATAATGCCTCCATTTTCTTATATGGGACGGGGATCGTGACCTATCCACTTTTTACAGTGGGAAGTATAGGAGGACTTTTAGAATCTGCTTCCTTGCAAATTGTCTTGTGTATGTTTTGTTTTATTTGGTTTCGAGGTCGCTTAGAGTCGATAGGTTTTAAAAATCCGACTGATATAGGAAGAATGTTTTTATTTATTATAGGCTGTTATTTGGGTATTACATTCCTGCTAAGCTATGTGGTGGCGCCATTGGCTGACCTTTTTCAAATATCATTAAGCTCCGCACGTGAAGAAGGGATCAGCCGCGAAATAAAAGATGCCAAGCAAAATAGTTTGATAACGATTTTCTTTTCCTTTTTTATGACTGGCTTATTTGTACCGATCGCCGAAGAAATGATGTTTCGCGGAGTCCTTCAGACTTATTTAGTGAAAAAGTGGGGTGCTCTATGGGGAATTCTGATCGCTAGCTTTTGGTTTGCTATTATTCATATTGATTTAGCTTTGTTTCTGCCTTTATTCATGATTGGTTTATCGCTTGGAATCGTCCGTCATCGCTTTCACTCACTGTGGGCTTCGATTATATTACATTCAATAAACAATGTAGTTAGTGTCATTCTTTCTTCTCAATCATAA
- a CDS encoding PSP1 domain-containing protein → MYEVVGIRFKKAGKIYYFDPDEMQIDKDSHVIVETARGVEYGKVVIGQKTVEDSDVVLPLKKVIRIADDSDAKQVDENRSAAKNAFQVCQTKIREHQLEMKLVDVEYTFDRNKIIFYFTADGRVDFRELVKDLAAVFRTRIELRQIGVRDEAKMLGGIGPCGRMLCCSTFLGDFEPVSIKMAKDQNLSLNPAKISGLCGRLMCCLKYENDNYETTKEEIPELSSWVKTPMGDGRVVSLNILGRVAQVDLLEVGRVMEFTFDEIVTSRPEIG, encoded by the coding sequence TTGTACGAGGTGGTCGGAATCCGCTTCAAAAAAGCGGGTAAGATATATTATTTTGATCCTGACGAAATGCAGATAGACAAAGACAGTCACGTGATTGTTGAAACAGCACGGGGTGTTGAGTATGGCAAGGTCGTGATCGGACAAAAGACAGTGGAGGACTCTGATGTTGTTCTTCCTTTGAAAAAAGTGATTCGAATTGCCGACGACTCAGATGCTAAGCAAGTCGATGAGAATCGATCTGCTGCAAAAAATGCGTTTCAGGTGTGCCAAACCAAGATTAGAGAACATCAACTGGAAATGAAGCTGGTAGATGTTGAGTATACATTCGACCGAAATAAAATTATTTTTTATTTTACGGCGGACGGCCGCGTTGATTTTCGTGAATTAGTGAAGGATTTAGCAGCAGTTTTTCGTACGCGTATTGAATTGCGACAGATTGGTGTTCGAGATGAAGCTAAGATGCTTGGCGGTATAGGACCTTGTGGTCGAATGCTATGCTGCTCCACCTTTTTGGGTGATTTTGAACCGGTATCCATTAAAATGGCGAAAGATCAAAATCTCTCGCTTAATCCCGCTAAAATATCCGGTTTGTGTGGACGTCTCATGTGCTGTTTGAAGTATGAAAATGATAATTACGAAACAACGAAGGAAGAGATACCTGAACTAAGCTCATGGGTGAAAACACCAATGGGGGATGGCAGAGTTGTAAGCTTGAATATTTTAGGCAGGGTGGCTCAGGTTGATCTCCTAGAAGTAGGAAGAGTCATGGAGTTTACTTTTGATGAGATCGTAACAAGTCGACCAGAGATCGGATAG
- the yabA gene encoding DNA replication initiation control protein YabA yields MEKQEIFAKIASMEERVGELYQEIGSLKDVIVNLLEENAQLLIENEHLRNRFQKRVDQSTSKRQSAGQQKRVATSQKIVGNQKIVGEGYDNLARLYAEGFHICNVHYGSIRKEGDCLFCLSFLSGGHK; encoded by the coding sequence TTGGAGAAACAGGAAATCTTCGCTAAAATCGCGAGCATGGAAGAGAGAGTGGGCGAACTCTATCAGGAGATTGGCAGCCTAAAAGACGTGATCGTCAACCTTTTGGAAGAGAATGCTCAGCTTCTCATTGAAAATGAACACTTGCGTAACCGATTCCAGAAAAGGGTCGATCAGTCTACTTCCAAAAGGCAAAGTGCTGGCCAACAAAAAAGGGTAGCAACCAGTCAAAAGATAGTAGGCAATCAAAAAATAGTGGGCGAAGGATACGATAACCTTGCGCGACTATATGCGGAAGGATTTCATATTTGCAACGTACATTATGGTAGTATAAGAAAAGAAGGCGATTGCCTGTTCTGCTTATCTTTTTTAAGCGGTGGACACAAGTGA
- a CDS encoding cyclic-di-AMP receptor encodes MKMVIAVVQDKDSGRLSQALVKKGFRATKLASTGSFLRAGNTTFLVGTDDGRVTELITIIEQNCQSRKQMVTPVSPLGSGVDSFLSYPLEVQVGGAAVFVMDVEHFHSF; translated from the coding sequence ATGAAAATGGTCATCGCTGTTGTGCAGGATAAAGACAGTGGGCGTTTATCACAAGCCCTTGTGAAAAAAGGATTCCGTGCTACAAAATTGGCCAGTACAGGAAGCTTTCTCCGCGCTGGGAATACAACGTTTCTTGTAGGGACCGATGATGGTCGTGTAACAGAGCTTATTACCATCATTGAACAGAACTGCCAATCCCGCAAACAGATGGTGACCCCTGTGTCGCCACTTGGAAGTGGAGTGGATTCATTTTTATCATATCCACTTGAAGTACAAGTGGGGGGCGCAGCCGTATTTGTGATGGACGTAGAGCATTTCCATTCTTTTTAG
- a CDS encoding aminotransferase class I/II-fold pyridoxal phosphate-dependent enzyme, giving the protein MMQNQEDFWERQRQAPLFDALQRHARQTPHPFHVPGHKMGRSFDKEARSFFEKYLSIDLTEITGLDDLHQPEDIIAQAQQLAAEAYGAEDTKFLVGGTTVGNLATIMSICRPGDKIIVQRNCHKSVYHGLMLAKAEPIFVVPAVDAETGIAAGVRREDVERLLLEHPECKAVFLTNPTYYGMGIDLEKMATVVHRYHIPLIIDEAHGAHYGFHPDLPASAMQSGADISIQSTHKMGTAFTMGSMLHAQGELVDRSRLYRYLAMLQSSSPSYPLMASLDLARRHMVLEGQQELEKAIGLIEKTKERLSHFDWFTVAGWKKQTGYQTLDPLRIVINLHSSQLSGFELQTKLEEAYIYTELAGLHHLLLLGSTGTTEMDCKRLLATVEELSKQVRGEGLRAFETGLVSSCFLRKVAMSMHVAVDEEAESLLLEEAQGRICAEMVIPYPPGIPMIVPGEVLDEQVISLLQELQRREARFHGVKDATVKTIQVIKGKHC; this is encoded by the coding sequence ATGATGCAAAATCAGGAAGATTTTTGGGAGAGACAGCGCCAAGCTCCGTTGTTTGATGCACTACAGAGGCATGCACGACAAACCCCCCATCCTTTTCATGTACCTGGGCATAAGATGGGGAGAAGCTTCGATAAGGAAGCAAGGTCTTTTTTTGAAAAATACTTGTCTATTGATTTAACAGAGATTACGGGGTTAGATGACTTGCATCAGCCTGAAGATATTATTGCTCAAGCACAGCAGCTGGCTGCAGAGGCATATGGAGCTGAAGACACCAAATTTTTAGTAGGTGGAACAACCGTAGGTAATTTGGCTACGATCATGTCAATTTGTCGACCTGGAGATAAAATTATTGTTCAGCGTAATTGTCATAAATCGGTTTACCATGGATTGATGCTTGCGAAAGCGGAGCCAATTTTTGTTGTTCCTGCGGTCGATGCAGAGACTGGTATTGCAGCAGGTGTGCGACGTGAAGACGTAGAGCGACTTTTGCTTGAGCATCCAGAATGCAAGGCTGTCTTTCTTACCAATCCGACTTATTATGGAATGGGTATTGATTTAGAAAAGATGGCTACCGTTGTTCATCGTTATCATATTCCATTAATCATCGATGAAGCACATGGTGCTCACTATGGTTTCCACCCCGACTTACCTGCCTCAGCCATGCAGAGTGGGGCAGATATTTCAATTCAGTCTACGCATAAGATGGGAACCGCTTTTACAATGGGATCAATGCTACATGCCCAAGGAGAGCTTGTTGATCGTAGTCGGTTGTATCGTTATCTGGCGATGCTACAGTCTTCTAGCCCATCTTATCCGCTAATGGCATCTCTTGATTTAGCACGTCGGCATATGGTGCTAGAGGGACAACAAGAGCTGGAGAAGGCTATTGGGCTTATTGAAAAAACGAAAGAACGCCTTAGCCATTTCGATTGGTTTACAGTAGCTGGGTGGAAAAAACAAACAGGGTACCAGACACTAGATCCGCTACGAATTGTAATTAATTTACATTCATCTCAGCTATCAGGGTTTGAATTGCAAACAAAGCTAGAAGAAGCTTATATTTATACAGAGTTAGCGGGACTGCATCATCTTTTGCTACTAGGGTCCACAGGCACAACAGAGATGGATTGTAAAAGGTTACTTGCTACTGTGGAGGAGCTGTCAAAACAAGTGAGGGGAGAAGGTCTGCGTGCTTTTGAAACGGGATTAGTCTCCTCCTGCTTTTTACGTAAAGTAGCTATGAGTATGCATGTAGCTGTAGACGAGGAAGCGGAATCTCTACTACTAGAAGAAGCACAGGGACGCATCTGTGCTGAGATGGTTATTCCATATCCACCAGGTATACCTATGATTGTTCCAGGTGAAGTCCTAGATGAACAAGTGATTTCTCTTTTGCAGGAATTACAGAGAAGAGAGGCTCGCTTTCATGGTGTGAAGGATGCTACTGTAAAAACCATTCAAGTCATAAAAGGTAAACATTGTTAA
- the tmk gene encoding dTMP kinase, with amino-acid sequence MFISLEGGDGAGKSTAIALLEKRVTEQGLAVLVTREPGGVDIAEQIREVILNRENTKMDGRTEALLYAAARRQHLVEKVIPALEQGKIVLCDRFIDSSLAYQGVARGLPTDEIFAINQFAIQDRMPDLTFYLDVSPEVGLARIEANSNREKNRLDLEKVSFHTRVREGYELLITKFPERIVRINADQPIEQVVDEMLTIMQEKIKKA; translated from the coding sequence ATGTTTATTTCATTAGAAGGTGGAGACGGTGCAGGAAAATCCACTGCAATTGCGCTTTTAGAAAAAAGAGTAACAGAACAGGGATTGGCGGTTTTAGTCACACGTGAACCAGGTGGGGTTGATATCGCTGAACAAATTCGTGAAGTTATATTGAATCGAGAAAATACAAAAATGGATGGGCGAACAGAGGCGTTATTATATGCAGCAGCGAGACGCCAGCATCTTGTTGAAAAGGTGATCCCAGCGTTAGAGCAAGGTAAAATTGTACTTTGCGATCGATTCATTGATAGTAGTTTAGCTTATCAGGGAGTGGCGCGAGGGCTACCTACAGACGAAATATTTGCCATTAATCAATTTGCTATTCAGGATCGTATGCCTGATCTTACCTTTTATCTTGACGTATCCCCAGAAGTGGGACTAGCTCGAATTGAAGCTAATTCTAATCGGGAAAAAAATCGTCTTGATTTGGAAAAAGTGTCATTTCACACTCGGGTACGTGAAGGATATGAACTATTGATTACTAAATTCCCAGAACGGATTGTTCGTATTAATGCTGACCAACCAATAGAGCAGGTAGTAGACGAAATGCTTACTATTATGCAAGAAAAAATAAAAAAAGCATAG
- a CDS encoding YaaR family protein, translating to MKIDNGIRPTFEVKGIGQRRDVSVEKMNFRDMVKGEGQRLNEERLQLLLTEIDKHGDILARSRNVRDYYSYRNLIKRFMEEAVRFGITLDERKGTNRRGRGRIHKIIKEIDAELLALADDLLSEQAPLIDMLSRIGEIRGMLINLYF from the coding sequence GTGAAAATTGATAATGGCATCAGACCTACATTTGAAGTAAAAGGGATAGGTCAACGCAGAGATGTATCTGTGGAAAAGATGAACTTTCGAGATATGGTTAAAGGTGAAGGGCAGAGATTGAACGAGGAAAGACTTCAGCTTCTGCTTACTGAAATAGATAAACATGGAGATATTTTGGCTCGCTCCCGCAATGTACGAGATTACTATTCGTATCGTAATCTTATCAAGCGATTTATGGAGGAAGCCGTTCGGTTTGGAATTACTCTCGACGAGCGTAAAGGAACCAATCGTCGAGGAAGAGGTCGTATTCATAAAATTATCAAAGAGATTGATGCTGAATTATTGGCATTGGCAGATGATCTATTGAGTGAGCAGGCCCCTCTGATAGATATGCTTTCTCGAATTGGAGAAATCAGAGGCATGCTAATTAATTTATATTTTTAG
- the holB gene encoding DNA polymerase III subunit delta', translating into MSWSNVAKKQERVSEILANSMKHDRLAHAYLFTGPKGVGKMEVAEHLTKSIFCLDQPGDACGTCLNCQRIQSGNHPDVYRISPDGASVKIEQIRALQKEMKMRAVESKNKVYILEHVDKMTTQAANSLLKFLEEPPVGVLALLLSENSHAILPTILSRCQTVVFNPLPVEMIVQSLVNEGITKGLAQVASQITTNLDDARLLSQSEWFAQLKAMVIQLGRDLKQRDSQALFTIQDQFQRNDRLKEELPLFLDLLILWLRDILYIQVGRRANIINIDQQDALEEQALQWAQTEILRGIDVAMETRNRIERNANPQLALERLVLHIQEG; encoded by the coding sequence ATGAGCTGGAGTAATGTAGCAAAAAAACAAGAGCGCGTGTCGGAAATCTTAGCTAATAGTATGAAGCATGATCGTTTGGCTCACGCTTATCTATTTACAGGGCCAAAAGGGGTAGGCAAAATGGAAGTGGCCGAGCACTTGACCAAATCCATTTTTTGCTTAGATCAGCCCGGTGATGCTTGTGGGACATGCTTGAACTGTCAACGTATTCAATCAGGGAATCATCCTGATGTGTATCGAATCTCTCCAGATGGAGCATCTGTCAAAATAGAGCAGATAAGAGCCTTGCAAAAAGAAATGAAGATGCGTGCTGTTGAATCGAAGAATAAGGTTTATATTTTAGAGCATGTAGATAAAATGACAACCCAAGCGGCAAATAGTTTGCTGAAATTTTTAGAAGAACCACCAGTGGGTGTGCTTGCTTTGTTGCTATCTGAAAACAGCCATGCTATTTTACCCACAATTTTATCCAGATGCCAGACAGTAGTATTCAACCCTCTACCGGTTGAAATGATAGTGCAATCGCTTGTAAACGAAGGAATTACGAAGGGCTTAGCCCAAGTTGCTTCCCAAATTACAACAAATCTGGACGATGCCCGGCTATTAAGCCAATCAGAATGGTTTGCACAGCTTAAAGCTATGGTGATACAATTGGGAAGGGATTTGAAACAACGTGATTCCCAAGCGCTGTTTACGATTCAAGATCAATTTCAACGTAACGATAGATTAAAAGAAGAACTTCCTCTCTTTCTGGATTTGCTCATCCTTTGGCTGCGAGATATCCTCTATATTCAAGTAGGGCGTAGGGCCAACATCATCAACATAGACCAACAGGATGCATTAGAAGAGCAGGCCTTGCAATGGGCGCAAACCGAGATATTGCGAGGAATTGATGTAGCCATGGAGACAAGAAATCGGATAGAGCGTAATGCTAACCCACAATTAGCGTTAGAGCGACTTGTTCTTCATATCCAGGAGGGATAA
- a CDS encoding alkaline phosphatase family protein produces MKRLTRASDSSSGNILEQLPKAWILLIAMQEASVAWQEWTVSESILSHFVFAFVLFFYSYTVHQLFFTWKPVENINNANKITTQYVFPVERVYLVVLNGCNKERLFEAHTPFLDWLQRTGTSWDKVESVYPADTKACFCSLLTGTYPSEHQINSHLGIRRTLERETIFDVLQQAGKLGTILAEERISCLFDEKAHHAYVQESQQPDNYRIEQAIQIIDQDNPEFLLVQMTDIYQTGIACGVSCDEYVEKINQTDQMIAQFYHTLDKLGKLNQAVFIVCSDHGVATGMGGRVHLSHKERYTSLIMHGTSIHQGKIVTTKRSIVSVAATIAYLLAVPYPKQAKGPVLLEGMITYQNEDHQFPIFGNDKFEQII; encoded by the coding sequence ATGAAAAGGCTAACTAGGGCTAGTGATTCAAGCAGTGGTAATATACTTGAACAATTGCCCAAAGCCTGGATCTTACTAATAGCGATGCAGGAAGCCTCTGTGGCATGGCAAGAATGGACGGTGAGTGAGAGTATCCTATCTCACTTTGTATTTGCGTTTGTATTATTTTTTTACAGTTATACGGTTCATCAATTGTTTTTTACATGGAAGCCTGTTGAGAATATTAATAATGCTAATAAGATTACTACACAGTATGTTTTTCCGGTTGAGCGAGTTTATCTAGTGGTATTGAATGGCTGTAATAAGGAACGATTATTCGAAGCTCACACCCCTTTTCTTGATTGGCTGCAACGAACAGGAACTAGTTGGGATAAGGTAGAGAGCGTATATCCGGCTGATACAAAGGCTTGTTTTTGCTCTCTTTTAACAGGAACCTATCCGTCTGAACACCAGATAAATAGCCATCTCGGTATTCGAAGGACATTGGAGAGAGAGACAATCTTTGATGTTTTACAACAAGCAGGTAAGTTAGGGACGATATTGGCTGAGGAGAGGATAAGCTGCCTATTTGATGAAAAAGCTCATCATGCTTATGTACAGGAAAGTCAACAGCCTGATAACTATCGAATAGAGCAAGCTATTCAAATCATAGATCAAGACAATCCAGAATTTCTTCTTGTGCAAATGACAGATATCTATCAAACAGGGATTGCATGTGGGGTCTCTTGTGACGAATATGTTGAAAAAATAAACCAGACAGATCAAATGATCGCGCAGTTCTATCATACATTAGACAAGCTTGGGAAGCTAAATCAAGCCGTATTTATTGTTTGTTCTGATCATGGAGTAGCGACAGGAATGGGTGGACGAGTACATCTGAGTCATAAAGAACGATACACCTCTCTTATCATGCATGGAACATCTATTCATCAAGGAAAAATCGTGACTACAAAGCGTTCGATAGTCTCTGTAGCTGCTACAATTGCTTATCTTTTAGCAGTTCCCTATCCGAAGCAAGCAAAGGGACCTGTTTTGTTAGAAGGGATGATCACGTATCAAAACGAAGATCATCAATTCCCCATTTTTGGGAATGATAAATTCGAGCAGATTATATGA
- the recR gene encoding recombination mediator RecR, giving the protein MFYPEPVSKLIEGFMKLPGIGPKTASRLAFHVLSMKEDDVLDLAKALVNAKRQLHYCSVCNNITDSDPCQICRDKSRDGSIICVVQEPKDLVAMERTREFTGYYHVLHGAISPMDGIGPEDIHIPDLLKRLGDEQVQELILATNPNIEGEATAMYISRLVKPFGIRVTRIAHGLPVGGDLEYADEVTLTKALEGRREL; this is encoded by the coding sequence GTGTTTTATCCAGAGCCCGTCTCGAAATTAATAGAAGGTTTTATGAAATTGCCGGGCATTGGACCAAAAACAGCAAGTCGGTTAGCTTTTCATGTGTTAAGCATGAAGGAAGATGACGTACTTGATTTAGCAAAAGCATTGGTTAACGCCAAACGGCAACTGCACTACTGCTCGGTTTGTAATAATATCACCGATTCGGACCCATGTCAGATTTGCCGCGATAAAAGCCGTGATGGTTCTATCATCTGTGTAGTTCAAGAACCAAAAGACTTGGTTGCCATGGAACGAACCAGAGAATTTACGGGATATTATCATGTTCTGCATGGTGCTATTTCACCTATGGATGGGATTGGTCCTGAAGATATTCATATTCCCGATCTGCTCAAACGGTTAGGTGATGAACAAGTACAAGAACTGATTTTAGCTACAAACCCTAATATTGAAGGGGAAGCTACAGCAATGTATATTTCCCGTTTAGTAAAACCTTTTGGCATTCGTGTCACACGTATTGCTCATGGTCTACCTGTAGGTGGGGATTTAGAGTATGCTGATGAAGTAACATTGACCAAAGCGTTAGAAGGTCGCCGAGAATTATAA
- a CDS encoding YbaB/EbfC family nucleoid-associated protein, with translation MKNMQQMMKQVKKMQDEMQKAQEQLKDRVVEGTAGGGAVVVKANGHKQVIDVTINPEVVDPEDVEMLQDLVLAAINDAMKNVDEVVGKEMGRFTGGMNIPGLF, from the coding sequence ATGAAAAACATGCAACAAATGATGAAACAAGTAAAAAAAATGCAGGATGAGATGCAAAAAGCACAAGAACAATTGAAAGACAGAGTAGTAGAAGGTACAGCTGGCGGTGGCGCTGTAGTTGTAAAAGCGAATGGACATAAGCAAGTCATTGATGTAACAATCAATCCAGAAGTAGTTGACCCAGAAGACGTGGAAATGCTGCAAGATCTAGTACTTGCTGCCATTAACGATGCTATGAAAAATGTCGATGAAGTAGTTGGAAAAGAAATGGGACGCTTTACTGGCGGTATGAACATTCCTGGATTGTTCTAA